In Pseudopipra pipra isolate bDixPip1 chromosome 5, bDixPip1.hap1, whole genome shotgun sequence, the following proteins share a genomic window:
- the OPN1SW gene encoding short-wave-sensitive opsin 1, translating to MDEEEFYLFKNQSGVGPWDGPQYHLAPKWAFYLQTIFMGVVFLVGTPLNAIVLIVTIKYKKLRQPLNYILVNISVSGFMCCIFSVFTVFVSSSQGYFIFGKHMCAFEGFSGATGGLVTGWSLAFLAFERYIVICKPFGNFRFNSRHALLVVAATWAIGIGVAIPPFFGWSRYLPEGLQCSCGPDWYTVGTKYKSEYYTWFLFIFCFIVPLSLIIFSYSQLLSALRTVAAQQQESATTQKAEREVSRMVVVMVGSFCLCYVPYAALAMYMVNNRDHGLDLRLVTVPAFFSKSACIYNPIIYCFMNKQFRACILETVCGRPMSDDSEVSSSAQRTEVSSVSSSQVSPS from the exons ATGGACGAGGAAGAGTTCTACCTGTTCAAGAACCAGTCAGGGGTGGGGCCCTGGGATGGGCCCCAGTACCACCTGGCGCCCAAGTGGGCCTTCTACCTGCAGACCATCTTCATGGGGGTGGTGTTCCTGGTGGGCACCCCCCTGAACGCCATCGTCCTCATCGTCACCATCAAGTACAAGAAGCTGCGGCAGCCGCTCAACTACATCCTGGTGAACATCTCCGTCAGCGGCTTCATGTGCTGCATCTTCAGCGTCTTCACCGTCTTTGtctccagctcccagggatACTTCATCTTCGGGAAGCACATGTGTGCCTTCGAGGGCTTTTCGGGGGCCACCGGAG GGCTGGTGACAGGGTGGTCCTTGGCCTTCCTGGCCTTCGAGCGCTACATCGTCATCTGCAAACCCTTCGGCAACTTCCGCTTCAACTCCCGCCACGCGCTGCTGGTCGTGGCGGCCACCTGGGCCATCGGCATCGGCGTCGCCATCCCCCCCTTCTTCggctggagcag GTACCTGCCCGAGGGGCTGCAGTGCTCCTGCGGCCCTGACTGGTACACGGTGGGCACCAAGTACAAGAGCGAGTACTACACCtggttcctcttcatcttcTGCTTCATCGTCCCCCTCTCCCTCATCATCTTCTCCTACTCCCAGCTGCTCAGCGCCCTGCGGACC gtggcagcacagcagcaggagtCGGCCACGACGCAGAAGGCGGAGCGGGAGGTGTCGCGCATGGTCGTGGTCATGGTGGGGTCCTTCTGCCTGTGCTACGTCCCCTACGCGGCGCTGGCCATGTACATGGTGAACAACCGCGACCACGGCCTCGACCTGCGCCTCGTCACCGTCCCTGCCTTCTTCTCCAAGAGCGCCTGCATCTACAACCCCATCATCTACTGCTTCATGAACAAACAG ttCCGCGCCTGCATCCTGGAGACAGTGTGTGGGCGGCCCATGAGCGACGACTCCGAGGTGTCCAGCTCGGCCCAGCGCACCGAGGTCTCCTCCGTGTCCTCGAGCCAGGTCAGCCCCAGCTGA